Below is a window of Caldichromatium japonicum DNA.
GAGACGGCGCGGATCAATGACGACTTGCCGGCGTTGGGGAGTCCAAGCAAACCGACATCGGCCAAGAGGATCAGCTCAAGGAATAGCTCACGACGCTCGCCGGGGCTTCCTGGTTTAAATTGACGGGGCGCGCGGTTGGTGCTCGATTTATAGCGGGCATTGCCTAGGCCGTGGAAGCCGCCTTGCGCTACCAGAAGACGCTGGCCTGCCTGTAACAGCTCGCCGATCAGCTCGTCGGTCGCCCGATCGAAGACGCGGGTGCCAAGCGGCACCGGAATGAGCAGGTCTTGACCACTGCGCCCCTGCATGTTGCGTCCCCGCCCATTCTCGCCGCGCTCGGCGCGAAAACGCCGCCGGTAGCGGAAATTGACCAGGGTATTGAGATTAGGATCGGCGACAAGATAGACGCTACCGCCGTCGCCGCCGTCGCCGCCATCCGGTCCGCCGCGCGGGAGATATTTCTCACGGCGAAAGCTGACACAGCCATGACCCCCATCACCCGCCTCAACCCAGATGACGGCTTCGTCAACGAACTTCATGCGTACTGACCGATACGCTGTGCTTTGCCTCTGGATGAGGCCCTACAGCCTGTGGCAGTCGCCCCGGCGGTGCCTGAGCGCATCTGGGTGCTGTGCGCTTAGGCGGTTTCGACGGTGACGTACTTGCGGTTCCTGGGGCCCTTGGTCACAAAGCGCACCACGCCGTCGGTCAAGGCGAAGAGGGTGTAATCCCGCCCGCAGCCGACATTGGGGCCATTGTGGAAACGGGTACCGCGCTGCCGTACGATGATAGCGCCAGCCTTGACCTGCTGCCCGCCGAAGATCTTGACGCCGAGCCGTTTGGAATGCGAGTCGCGACCGTTGCGCGAACTGCCGCCTGCCTTTTTGTGTGCCATGGGGACTCCTTATCCAGCCTGGATACCGGTGATCTTGACCGCTGTGAACCACTGACGATGGCCTTGGCGCTTCATATAGTGCTTGCGCCGACGGAACTTGATGATCCTGACCTTATCGCAACGGCCATGCCCCTCAACCGTTGCAGTCACCTGACTGCCGGTTACATAGGGCGTGCCGACCCTGACCGTCTCGCCATCGGCCACAAGCAAGACCTGCTCGAAGGCAATGTTCGTACCTGGCTCAGCAGCAAGCCTTTCAACCCTGATCGTGTCCCCCTCGGATACCCGGTATTGCTTGCCGCCGGTTTGAATGACTGCATACATGATCTGAAGTCCTTCAATGCAAAAACGCGCCAGAATTAAAGGGAGGCGATTTAACTATAAAAACCTTATGATGGTCAAGATGTTGTTCCATCGCTTCCACCTCGGACGATGACCGTACCGAGCTCCTCGGACTGAGGAGCTAACTTTGTATGCGATGGCCCTGCTCCTGAGATCTCTGGGAAGCACGAACGCTTCAAGCCATCGCCTGTGCATACCTCAAGGCCGGTAGCTGCCTAGGTTGGACAGCATCACAAGAAGTGTATCGTTTATATTTCGTTTACTTTGAAATCGCCACCAGGATTTATACCGCCTATCGACGTCAATGCGATGCACCCTTTCCTGGATGTCCAATTGTTGCTTTGCTTCCATGCCAGGCGGTTGCGTGGCCGCTGGGCCTTTGGGCGTATTGATCCTAGACGCTGACTTTCGGGTCCGCTTCGCCGAGGGCCAGCTCCCGGAGGTGTTCGGCTGGTTCCCGTCTGCTCTCCTCGGCCGAGCGCTGAGCGATCTCCTAGACGGGCAGACGGCCTGCGCCATCGCCGAGCGGCTGCGGTCGAATCCAGAGGCAGGCCTGCATGTCTCGCTTCCTCTGGCCGGGGCCGGTCAGGGGTTCGAGGCATTGGCGATCTTCCATCCGCTTGCTGGACCTTCAGCCGAAACTGGTTGGCTGCTTGCGCTCTGTCCGCCGGGCATGGAAAAGCCAGCACCCGAGCTGGACAGATCTGCACCTGTCAGCCATCCCCTCGCGCAGGGGCTCTCTGAATATGCCACCTTCATACTCAAGGCTCTCCCCGATCCGGTTGCCCTGTTGGACCGCGGCTGCAGGTTGCTGGCTGCCAATCCGCCCTTTCTCGCCCTGATCGGCGCCACTCCCCCGCGGTGTTTCGGTCAGCCCTTGGTGGCGCTTGGCCTCGATCCGGCCCTGATCAGCCTGATCTACCGCCATCTCAGTCGCTGTCTGGATGAGGGTGAGACGGCGCTTGGAGAGTTCAGCCGGGTCAGTCCCGAGGGTCACCGCCACGACTACCAGGTCAGGCTCGCCCCCTATGGAGGCGATGAAGGA
It encodes the following:
- the cgtA gene encoding Obg family GTPase CgtA; this encodes MKFVDEAVIWVEAGDGGHGCVSFRREKYLPRGGPDGGDGGDGGSVYLVADPNLNTLVNFRYRRRFRAERGENGRGRNMQGRSGQDLLIPVPLGTRVFDRATDELIGELLQAGQRLLVAQGGFHGLGNARYKSSTNRAPRQFKPGSPGERRELFLELILLADVGLLGLPNAGKSSLIRAVSSARPKVADYPFTTLYPNLGVVRIGEHRSFVVADIPGLIAGAAQGVGLGIQFLRHLARTRLLLHLVDIAPLDEREDPAEQVRTLERELAAFGEGLLAKERWLVLNKTDRLEPIALEQRRAQLIEALGWQGPVYAISALTGMGTDRLAQDLMQRLEVLRDSADGHLDTAPAASDGAWYPLS
- the rpmA gene encoding 50S ribosomal protein L27, with product MAHKKAGGSSRNGRDSHSKRLGVKIFGGQQVKAGAIIVRQRGTRFHNGPNVGCGRDYTLFALTDGVVRFVTKGPRNRKYVTVETA
- the rplU gene encoding 50S ribosomal protein L21; protein product: MYAVIQTGGKQYRVSEGDTIRVERLAAEPGTNIAFEQVLLVADGETVRVGTPYVTGSQVTATVEGHGRCDKVRIIKFRRRKHYMKRQGHRQWFTAVKITGIQAG